From Amphiprion ocellaris isolate individual 3 ecotype Okinawa chromosome 10, ASM2253959v1, whole genome shotgun sequence, one genomic window encodes:
- the LOC129349927 gene encoding corticoliberin-like yields the protein MKLNVFLWVVVLVGSFLPRCADGRPFNGSTGRLLGPLLLLGEKFSLLGGGGAVPRFLPASSAENRVLLRAEQKVRRSEEPPISLDLTFHLLREVLEMARAEQMVQQADSNRRMMDTFGRRRNVL from the coding sequence ATGAAGTTGAATGTGTTCTTGTGGGTTGTGGTTCTGGTCGGTTCCTTCCTCCCTCGCTGTGCTGACGGCCGACCCTTCAACGGTTCCACCGGCCGCCTCCTCGGACCGCTGCTCCTCCTGGGGGAGAAGTTCTCCCTGCTGGGCGGAGGAGGAGCAGTTCCGAGGTTCCTCCCTGCTTCTTCGGCAGAGAACCGGGTTCTGCTGCGGGCGGAGCAGAAGGTGAGGAGGTCCGAGGAGCCGCCCATCTCTCTGGACCTGACGTTCCACCTGCTGCGGGAGGTTCTGGAGATGGCCCGGGCCGAGCAGATGGTCCAGCAGGCCGACAGCAACCGCAGGATGATGGACACCTTTGGAAGGAGAAGGAACGTTCTCTAG
- the LOC129349908 gene encoding hydroxyacid-oxoacid transhydrogenase, mitochondrial-like, with protein sequence MAGRDRVVSLLRLLERAACRCPAHSNTFHRGVGAASCTVRKTDYAFEMASSNIRYGEGVTREVGMDLQNLGARNVCVMTDRTLSRLPPVAAVLESLAKNGVRYRVYDSVRVEPTDASFKDAISFAKSDSFDVFVAVGGGSVIDTCKAANLYASHPDANFLDFVNAPIGKGKPVTGTVRPLIAVPTTAGTGSETTGVAIFDYEPLKAKTGIASRALRPMLGIVDPLHTLSMPERVAANSGFDVLCHALESYTALPYHQRAPCPTNPINRPAYQGSNPISDVWSRHALHVVAKYMKRAVRDPEDLEARSSMHLASVFAGIGFGNAGVHLCHGMSYPIAGNVKTHSAKGYSVEHPLVPHGLSVVLTSPAVFNFTAPMCPERHLEAAEILGANVRQVKREDAGLVLADALRCFLSELQVEDGLSAVGYSKDDIPALVKGTVPQERVTKLSPREHSEEDLSRLFEASMKLY encoded by the exons ATGGCGGGACGTGACCGAGTTGTTTCTCTGCTCAGGCTACTGGAGCGCGCGGC ATGCAGATGTCCAGCTCACTCCAACACCTTCCACAGAG gtgtcGGAGCTGCTTCCTGCACCGTCAGGAAAACTGACTACGCCTTCGAG ATGGCGAGTTCCAACATCAGATACGGAGAAGGAGTCACCAGGGAGGTCGGCATG GATTTGCAGAATTTGGGCGCTCGGAATGTTTGTGTGATGACTGACCGGACGTTGTCCCGTCTCCCTCCGGTGGCGGCGGTTCTGGAGTCTTTGGCGAAGAACGGTGTCCGGTACCGGGTGTATGACAGCGTGAGGGTGGAGCCTACGGATGCCAG CTTCAAAGATGCAATCTCATTCGCTAAGAGCGACTCCTTCGACGTGTTCGTGGCGGTGGGTGGGGGCTCCGTGATTGACACCTGTAAAGCAGCCAATCTGTATGCGAGTCACCCCGACGCCAACTTCCTGGACTTCGTCAACGCTCCAATCGGAAAAGGGAAACCGGTGACAGGCACCGTGAGGCCGCTGATCGCAG TTCCTACGACTGCAGGAACCGGCAGCGAGACGACTGGCGTTGCCATCTTCGACTATGAGCCACTGAAAGCCAAAACAG GTATCGCCAGCAGAGCGCTCAGACCCATGCTGGGGATCGTGGACCCGCTGCACACACTGAGCATGCCCGAGAGAGTGGCAGCCAACAGCGGCTTCGACGTCCTCTG CCACGCTCTGGAGTCCTACACCGCCCTGCCCTACCACCAGAGGGCGCCCTGCCCCACCAACCCCATCAACCGCCCCGCCTACCAGGGCAGCAACCCCATCAGCGACGTCTGGTCCCGCCACGCCCTCCACGTGGTCGCCAAGTACATGAAGCG AGCGGTGCGGGACCCGGAGGACCTGGAAGCTCGCTCCAGCATGCACCTGGCCAGCGTGTTCGCCGGGATCGGCTTCGGGAACGCTGGAGTTCATCTGTG TCACGGGATGTCCTATCCGATCGCAGGGAACGTGAAGACGCACTCTGCCAAGGGCTACAGCGTGGAGCACCCCCTGGTG CCTCATGGACTCTCAGTCGTCCTCACATCTCCGGCTGTCTTCAACTTCACAGCTCCGATGTGTCCAGAGCGCCACCTGGAGGCTGCAGAGATCCTTG GTGCAAACGTGCGTCAGGTGAAGCGGGAGGATGCCGGGTTGGTCCTGGCTGATGCGCTGCGTTGCTTCCTGTcggagctgcaggtggaggacGGCCTCTCAGCCGTCGGCTACAGTAAAGATGATATCCCGGCTCTGGTCAAAGGAACCGTCCCTCAG GAACGGGTGACCAAATTGTCTCCCAGAGAGCACAGCGAGGAGGACCTGAGCCGCCTGTTTGAAGCCTCCATGAAGCTCTACTGA